One window of the Chryseobacterium camelliae genome contains the following:
- a CDS encoding DMT family transporter: MHKLALFRLHLIVFLWGFTAILGKLIHANAQNLVFYRMLFAAVFLFAFIRIYKKESIKVSKKLFFQLATIGLSMAIHWFCFFHSIKVSNVSIALSCLSLSTLFASILEPVIFKRKIDISEVIMGIVIVACILLIFKTEFQYKEGIFYGVLCAIFGTIFSVFNGKMFGKTSSGNIIFYEIFCGWAILLVFYLFSGQIFQINEINYRDLALIALLASVFTAFPMLESVNLMKYISPFTLILTVNLEPVYGIILAFFIFGESEHMSSIFYIASGVMILAIVVNGFIKAKKQRTLIKHKHQS, encoded by the coding sequence ATGCATAAATTAGCACTTTTCAGGCTGCATTTAATTGTATTTTTATGGGGATTTACTGCCATTCTGGGAAAGCTTATTCATGCCAACGCCCAAAATCTGGTATTCTACCGCATGCTCTTTGCTGCTGTATTCCTGTTCGCTTTCATCAGGATCTATAAGAAAGAAAGTATTAAGGTGAGCAAAAAGCTGTTCTTTCAGCTGGCAACCATTGGCTTATCAATGGCCATACACTGGTTCTGCTTTTTTCATTCTATCAAGGTATCTAATGTCTCGATTGCTTTAAGCTGCCTCTCTTTATCAACGTTGTTTGCTTCCATTCTGGAGCCCGTTATATTCAAGAGGAAGATCGATATTTCGGAGGTGATCATGGGAATTGTGATTGTAGCCTGCATCCTCCTGATTTTTAAAACTGAATTCCAATATAAAGAAGGGATCTTTTACGGCGTCCTCTGTGCCATTTTCGGGACGATATTTTCAGTATTCAACGGTAAAATGTTTGGAAAGACCAGCTCAGGAAACATTATTTTTTACGAAATTTTCTGTGGTTGGGCTATATTATTGGTATTTTATTTATTTTCCGGGCAAATTTTTCAGATCAATGAAATAAACTACCGTGATCTTGCGTTAATAGCCTTGTTGGCCAGTGTTTTCACTGCTTTTCCAATGCTTGAATCGGTAAACCTGATGAAATATATTTCGCCATTCACACTAATTTTAACAGTTAATTTAGAACCGGTTTACGGAATTATACTAGCTTTTTTTATCTTTGGCGAATCGGAGCATATGAGCTCCATATTTTATATTGCATCCGGAGTCATGATCCTTGCGATTGTCGTTAACGGATTTATTAAAGCTAAGAAACAGAGAACATTAATCAAGCATAAGCATCAATCTTAA
- a CDS encoding TerC family protein: MDFLEVFSSANAWFALLTLTFLEIVLGIDNIVFISIVSNRIDPKDQRKVRNTGLFLAMIFRIALLFGIQWVVGLNRPLINLEWSWFHGYITGQSIIIFLGGLFLLYKSVSEIHHKIEGDEEVHLSAKKTSLWGSVLQIALLNIVFSFDSILTAVGLVSFKEFGNTGALVIMILAVIISIAIMMLFSGPVSRFVNGHPTIQILGLSFLILIGVMLLAEASHMGHFSLFGQEVGTIPKGYLYFAIFFSLMVEFFNTKMKKNTSLSKKQ; the protein is encoded by the coding sequence ATGGATTTTTTAGAGGTGTTTTCATCCGCCAATGCATGGTTTGCGCTGCTTACACTTACTTTTCTGGAAATTGTATTGGGGATAGACAACATTGTATTTATCTCGATCGTCTCCAACAGGATTGATCCAAAAGACCAGCGTAAAGTACGCAACACCGGTCTTTTCCTCGCTATGATTTTCAGAATTGCATTGTTATTCGGCATCCAATGGGTGGTAGGGCTCAACCGGCCTCTGATCAATTTAGAATGGTCGTGGTTTCACGGGTACATTACCGGCCAGTCCATTATTATTTTTCTGGGAGGCTTGTTCCTCCTGTATAAATCCGTGTCTGAAATCCATCATAAAATAGAAGGTGATGAAGAAGTACACCTTTCCGCAAAGAAAACTTCACTTTGGGGATCGGTCTTACAGATCGCACTGCTCAATATTGTTTTTTCTTTTGACAGCATCCTTACAGCAGTCGGGCTTGTCAGCTTCAAAGAGTTCGGAAATACCGGAGCGCTGGTTATTATGATTTTAGCAGTTATTATTTCCATTGCCATTATGATGCTTTTTTCAGGACCGGTCAGCAGGTTTGTCAATGGCCATCCGACGATACAGATCCTCGGTCTTTCATTTCTGATTCTCATTGGAGTGATGCTCTTAGCAGAGGCTTCCCACATGGGGCATTTCAGCCTTTTCGGACAGGAAGTGGGAACTATTCCTAAAGGGTATCTTTATTTTGCGATTTTCTTTTCTCTGATGGTAGAGTTCTTTAACACAAAAATGAAAAAAAATACCAGTCTTTCCAAAAAACAATAA
- a CDS encoding acyl-CoA carboxylase subunit beta, whose amino-acid sequence MDIEFNKREDQNRLKLSEINRLLSEIKKGGGEKRLQKLREEGKMTARERVEYLLDKNSDSIEIGAFAGYEMYEEHGGCPSGGVVVVMGYVSGKQCIIVANDASVKAGAWFPITGKKNLRAQEIAMENKLPIIYLVDSAGVYLPMQDEIFPDKEHFGRIFRNNAKMSSMGIIQISAVMGSCVAGGAYLPIMSDEAMIVDKTGSIFLAGSYLVKAAIGESIDNETLGGATTHCSISGVTDYKAKDDQDALNRIKKIMKSIGSYEKAGFDRTEGFPPKENSENIFGIMPASRAEQYDTYEIIKCLVDQSEYDEYKPDYGKSIVCATARIDGWSVGIIANQRKMVKNGKGEMQFGGVIYSDSADKATRFIANCNQRKIPLVFLQDVTGFMVGSKSEHGGIIKDGAKMVNAVANSVVPKFTVITGNSYGAGNYAMCGKAYDPRLIVAWPWADLAVMGGAQAAKVLAQIQESTLKKQGKVISEEDHKELVDTISKKYQKQTEATYAAARLWTDAIINPIDTRKWISMGIEAADHSPITEKFNLGVIQV is encoded by the coding sequence ATGGACATTGAATTTAACAAGAGGGAAGATCAGAACAGGTTAAAGCTTTCTGAAATCAACCGTCTGCTTTCCGAAATAAAGAAAGGCGGCGGAGAAAAAAGACTTCAGAAGCTGCGTGAGGAAGGAAAAATGACTGCGCGTGAACGGGTTGAATATCTCCTTGATAAAAATTCAGATTCTATAGAGATCGGTGCTTTTGCCGGGTATGAAATGTATGAAGAGCACGGTGGCTGTCCTAGCGGTGGCGTTGTCGTGGTGATGGGATATGTTTCCGGAAAGCAGTGCATTATTGTGGCCAATGATGCCTCCGTTAAAGCGGGTGCCTGGTTCCCGATTACTGGTAAGAAAAACCTGCGTGCACAGGAAATCGCCATGGAAAATAAACTGCCGATCATCTACCTGGTTGATTCAGCCGGCGTTTACCTGCCGATGCAGGATGAGATCTTTCCGGATAAGGAACATTTCGGTAGGATCTTCAGGAATAATGCCAAGATGAGTTCTATGGGGATCATCCAGATCTCTGCCGTAATGGGCAGCTGTGTTGCCGGAGGGGCCTACCTTCCTATCATGAGCGATGAAGCAATGATTGTTGATAAAACAGGATCTATTTTCCTGGCGGGAAGTTACCTGGTAAAAGCGGCAATCGGAGAAAGTATTGACAATGAGACTTTGGGCGGTGCGACAACTCACTGTTCTATATCCGGCGTTACGGATTACAAAGCCAAAGATGACCAGGACGCGCTAAACAGGATCAAAAAAATTATGAAGTCCATCGGAAGCTATGAAAAAGCCGGTTTCGACCGTACGGAAGGTTTCCCTCCTAAAGAAAACTCAGAAAATATTTTCGGTATCATGCCTGCTTCACGCGCCGAACAATACGATACTTATGAAATCATCAAATGTCTTGTAGACCAGTCAGAATATGACGAATACAAACCGGATTACGGGAAAAGCATTGTCTGTGCTACTGCAAGAATAGACGGATGGTCCGTAGGGATTATTGCTAACCAGAGGAAGATGGTGAAGAACGGTAAAGGTGAAATGCAGTTCGGAGGCGTTATCTATTCCGATTCTGCAGATAAAGCAACCCGGTTTATCGCCAACTGTAACCAGCGGAAGATTCCTTTGGTATTCCTGCAGGATGTAACAGGATTTATGGTAGGATCAAAATCCGAACACGGGGGCATCATTAAAGACGGTGCAAAGATGGTGAATGCGGTAGCTAATTCCGTAGTTCCTAAGTTTACGGTCATTACCGGGAACTCTTATGGAGCCGGAAATTACGCTATGTGCGGAAAGGCTTATGACCCAAGGCTGATTGTTGCGTGGCCGTGGGCAGATCTGGCCGTTATGGGCGGTGCCCAGGCTGCTAAAGTTCTGGCTCAGATCCAGGAATCTACCCTTAAAAAGCAAGGCAAGGTTATCTCCGAAGAAGATCACAAGGAACTTGTTGATACCATTTCAAAGAAATACCAGAAGCAGACTGAAGCTACCTACGCCGCGGCCCGTTTATGGACCGATGCCATCATCAATCCTATAGATACCCGTAAATGGATTTCCATGGGCATTGAAGCGGCAGATCATTCCCCTATTACAGAAAAGTTCAATCTGGGTGTAATTCAGGTTTAA
- the uvrC gene encoding excinuclease ABC subunit UvrC, producing the protein MNPFLELQLKTLPSEPGVYRYYDKNDQLLYVGKAKNLKKRVLSYFNKNLPGYRTRIMVSKIQRLETTIVNSEYDALLLENNLIKEHQPFYNVMLKDDKTYPWICIKNENFPRIFLTRTKIRDGSEYYGPYAKVRPARILLDTIKHIYKLRTCNLNLAPSKIEEGKYKVCLEYHIKNCSGPCEALESKEEYDEKIDAIRGMIKGDFRKAKEYLTDRMIRYASNLQFEDAQIIKERLDVLEDYQAKNTVVNPNIDDVDVFGMTSDETAAYVNFFKIRNGNIIQSFTTEIKKILEETDEEIMEEALIEIRQKFDSNSKEVLLPFHLPIEIPNVKLIVPKVGDKKRIVELSEKNAKEYRVEKLKQVQIIDPERHTNRIMAEMQKLLRMPVEPRHIEGFDNSNIQGTNPVSACVVFKNGKPSKADYRIFHPRNVEGANDFATMEEVIYRRYRRMLDEGETLPQLILIDGGKGQLSSAVKSLRLLGLYGKITIVGIAKRLEEIFFPEDPIPLYLDKKSETLKILQQVRDEAHRFGVRHHRTRRKNSTIKSELEEIPGVGSKTIELLLSKLKSVKRIKESNLETLEEILGKSKAKVVYDFFNQ; encoded by the coding sequence ATGAATCCTTTCTTAGAATTACAGCTGAAAACTTTACCTTCCGAACCCGGCGTCTATCGTTACTACGATAAGAACGACCAGCTTTTATATGTGGGGAAAGCGAAGAATCTTAAAAAAAGGGTTCTGTCTTATTTCAATAAAAACCTTCCCGGATACAGGACCAGAATTATGGTCAGCAAAATCCAGCGGCTGGAAACCACGATCGTGAACAGCGAGTATGATGCGCTTTTGCTGGAAAACAATCTTATTAAAGAACATCAGCCTTTCTATAATGTCATGCTGAAGGATGACAAAACCTATCCCTGGATCTGCATTAAAAATGAGAATTTTCCCAGAATTTTCCTGACCAGAACCAAGATCCGCGACGGTTCCGAATATTACGGGCCGTATGCTAAAGTGCGCCCCGCAAGGATTCTACTGGATACGATTAAGCACATCTATAAACTCAGGACCTGCAACCTGAACCTGGCGCCGTCTAAAATAGAAGAAGGCAAATACAAAGTATGCCTGGAATACCATATCAAAAATTGCAGCGGGCCCTGCGAAGCTCTCGAAAGTAAGGAAGAATACGATGAAAAAATCGATGCGATACGCGGAATGATCAAAGGGGATTTCCGGAAAGCAAAGGAATACCTGACGGACAGAATGATCCGATACGCCTCCAACCTGCAGTTTGAAGATGCACAGATCATCAAGGAAAGGCTGGATGTCCTGGAGGATTACCAGGCTAAGAATACGGTGGTGAATCCGAATATCGATGATGTGGACGTTTTCGGGATGACGAGTGATGAAACGGCAGCCTATGTGAATTTCTTCAAGATCAGGAACGGGAATATCATCCAGAGTTTTACCACAGAAATCAAGAAGATCCTGGAAGAGACTGACGAAGAGATTATGGAAGAAGCCCTGATTGAGATCCGTCAGAAGTTTGATTCAAATTCCAAAGAAGTGTTACTTCCGTTCCATTTACCGATCGAAATTCCGAATGTAAAGCTGATCGTACCGAAAGTCGGGGACAAAAAACGCATTGTGGAGCTTTCGGAAAAAAACGCGAAAGAATACCGTGTAGAAAAACTGAAACAGGTACAGATCATCGATCCGGAAAGGCATACCAACAGGATTATGGCAGAAATGCAGAAGCTGCTGAGAATGCCTGTAGAACCCAGGCATATTGAGGGATTCGATAACTCCAACATCCAGGGGACCAATCCGGTTTCAGCCTGTGTGGTTTTTAAGAACGGCAAGCCCAGCAAGGCAGACTACAGGATCTTCCATCCCAGGAACGTTGAGGGGGCCAATGACTTTGCCACTATGGAAGAAGTGATTTACCGGCGTTACCGAAGGATGCTGGATGAGGGTGAAACCCTGCCACAGCTGATCCTGATTGACGGTGGAAAAGGCCAGCTTTCTTCAGCCGTTAAAAGTTTGCGCCTGTTAGGATTATACGGAAAAATCACCATTGTAGGGATCGCCAAAAGGCTGGAAGAGATTTTCTTCCCTGAGGATCCTATTCCTTTGTATTTAGATAAAAAATCGGAGACGCTGAAGATTCTTCAGCAGGTCCGGGATGAAGCCCACCGTTTTGGGGTAAGGCACCATAGGACCAGGAGAAAGAATTCAACCATAAAATCTGAACTGGAAGAAATTCCGGGTGTAGGCAGTAAGACCATAGAGCTGCTCCTGTCCAAACTGAAATCGGTCAAGAGGATCAAGGAATCCAACCTGGAAACCCTGGAGGAAATTTTAGGAAAAAGTAAGGCTAAAGTAGTTTATGATTTCTTTAATCAATAA
- the hutH gene encoding histidine ammonia-lyase produces MIYGVDVLSFHDVLEICKMPNKAKLNKTAKEQILKSQKNVRQIVESDRCVYGINTGFGPLCDTKISADETALLQYNLIISHAVGVGKPIDKEFSKIMMIAKVHALSKGFSGVSLEVIERLILMLEKDIIPVVPEQGSVGASGDLAPLAHLVLPLLGLGKVWVGQEIFETAEILEQHDLAPLTLGPKEGLGLINGTQFILAHAIKGLEKFEYLLDLADMTAAMSLEAYRGSASPFKKELHEIRPFDGSRKVAARMLKFLKNSDNLKSHEYCDRVQDPYSMRCVPQVHGASRNAFEHLKMMAETELNSVTDNPIVLSAEESISGGNFHGQLMALPLDYATLAAAELGNISDRRSYLLLEGKYGLPRLLTESSGLNSGFMIPQYTSAALVTENKTLCFPASADSIPTSLGQEDHVSMGSISGRKFNQVLGNLVNILAVELMFAAQGLEFRRPAKCSKIIEENFDILRSKVAKLEDDRLIGEDMLAIAELINERKFVVN; encoded by the coding sequence ATGATATACGGTGTAGATGTTTTAAGTTTCCACGATGTGCTGGAGATCTGCAAAATGCCCAATAAAGCAAAGCTGAATAAGACAGCGAAAGAACAGATTTTAAAATCCCAGAAAAATGTCCGGCAGATCGTTGAGTCAGACCGTTGTGTATATGGGATCAATACAGGGTTCGGACCGCTTTGCGATACTAAAATTTCCGCTGATGAGACTGCACTGTTACAGTATAACCTGATCATTTCCCATGCCGTGGGCGTAGGAAAGCCGATTGACAAAGAATTTTCAAAGATCATGATGATTGCCAAAGTTCATGCCCTGTCGAAAGGATTTTCAGGCGTTTCCCTGGAAGTGATTGAAAGGCTGATCCTGATGCTGGAAAAAGATATTATTCCGGTAGTTCCGGAACAGGGGTCTGTAGGGGCTTCCGGTGACCTGGCTCCGCTGGCTCATCTGGTTTTGCCGCTTCTTGGCCTCGGGAAAGTCTGGGTGGGCCAGGAAATATTTGAAACGGCTGAGATTCTTGAACAGCATGATCTTGCGCCTTTGACTTTAGGTCCTAAAGAAGGATTAGGATTGATCAACGGGACACAGTTTATCCTGGCCCATGCCATCAAAGGGCTGGAAAAGTTTGAATACCTGCTGGACCTTGCCGATATGACGGCTGCTATGAGCCTTGAGGCGTACCGCGGTTCTGCCAGTCCGTTTAAAAAAGAGCTTCATGAAATCCGCCCTTTTGACGGCAGCAGGAAAGTGGCTGCAAGAATGCTGAAATTCCTGAAAAATTCCGATAATCTGAAGTCCCATGAATACTGCGACAGGGTGCAGGATCCGTATTCCATGAGATGCGTACCGCAGGTACACGGCGCAAGCCGCAATGCTTTTGAGCACCTGAAAATGATGGCAGAAACCGAACTGAATTCAGTAACGGATAATCCGATTGTTTTAAGTGCCGAAGAATCTATTTCCGGAGGCAATTTCCACGGGCAGCTGATGGCCCTGCCGCTTGACTATGCTACTCTGGCTGCGGCAGAATTGGGAAATATTTCAGACCGGAGAAGTTATCTCCTACTGGAAGGCAAATACGGTTTACCAAGATTATTAACCGAAAGCTCAGGACTGAATTCAGGATTTATGATTCCTCAGTATACATCTGCAGCTTTGGTAACGGAAAACAAGACGTTATGCTTCCCTGCTTCGGCAGACTCGATCCCGACAAGTTTAGGACAGGAAGACCACGTTTCCATGGGCAGCATTTCCGGAAGGAAATTCAACCAGGTTCTAGGTAACCTCGTCAATATTTTAGCGGTTGAGCTGATGTTTGCCGCTCAGGGCCTTGAATTCAGGAGACCCGCCAAATGTTCAAAAATTATTGAAGAAAACTTTGACATCCTGCGTTCAAAAGTGGCCAAACTGGAAGATGACCGGCTGATTGGTGAAGACATGCTTGCAATTGCGGAATTGATCAATGAACGGAAATTCGTAGTGAATTAA
- a CDS encoding PorV/PorQ family protein has protein sequence MKKYLLLVFSLLFGIFQSQIIRKYSNEFLNIGAGARGLAMGGAVISNQDDVYSPMWNPAGMMAIERDWQGAAMHAEYFESIAKYDYLAYAKVLETGVFGVSVVRLGVDNILNTTQLIDTEGNIDYDKITKFSQSDYAAILSYAFNPAGNPKLDVGINAKIVYRNVGKFASGYGFGFDVGAIYKADNGWRYGGMLRDATTTVNFWSINQKELSTVVNGEEFNPAPKDKMELTMPKLNVGASKKFDFSSNIYVLPEAGLNIDFARTAALVSTDFASITPYAGAELGYQKMIFVRLGVNRFQSITDIEDLKRKVSFQPSAGIGIKYRGLTLDYAITNSGIGGSNFYSNFFSLKLDMGEFRND, from the coding sequence ATGAAAAAATATTTACTACTTGTATTCTCCCTCTTATTTGGGATCTTTCAATCCCAGATTATCAGGAAATATTCCAATGAATTCCTCAATATCGGTGCCGGAGCCAGGGGGTTAGCCATGGGTGGGGCAGTTATTTCCAATCAGGACGACGTCTACTCGCCGATGTGGAACCCGGCAGGAATGATGGCCATCGAAAGGGACTGGCAGGGGGCAGCCATGCACGCCGAATACTTTGAGTCGATTGCTAAATATGACTACCTGGCTTATGCTAAAGTTCTTGAAACAGGCGTTTTCGGAGTTTCGGTCGTACGGCTTGGCGTAGATAATATCCTGAATACGACTCAGCTTATTGATACCGAAGGCAATATAGATTACGATAAAATCACTAAATTTTCCCAGTCAGACTATGCAGCAATTCTTTCTTACGCCTTTAATCCGGCCGGGAATCCAAAGCTCGATGTGGGGATCAATGCAAAAATCGTTTACCGTAATGTAGGTAAATTCGCGAGCGGTTATGGATTCGGGTTTGATGTAGGTGCCATTTATAAAGCAGACAACGGCTGGAGGTATGGAGGGATGCTCCGTGATGCCACTACGACCGTCAATTTCTGGAGTATCAACCAGAAAGAATTATCTACCGTGGTGAATGGGGAAGAATTCAACCCGGCTCCTAAAGATAAGATGGAACTTACCATGCCTAAGCTCAATGTGGGAGCAAGTAAGAAATTCGATTTCAGCAGCAATATCTATGTGCTTCCTGAAGCAGGTTTAAATATCGACTTTGCCAGGACAGCCGCTCTGGTATCGACAGATTTTGCCAGTATCACACCTTATGCAGGAGCTGAACTGGGCTATCAGAAAATGATTTTTGTGAGGCTGGGAGTCAACAGGTTTCAGTCGATCACGGATATAGAAGACCTGAAAAGGAAAGTCTCATTCCAGCCGAGTGCAGGGATCGGGATCAAATACAGAGGGCTTACCCTGGATTATGCCATTACCAACTCCGGGATTGGCGGCTCCAATTTTTACTCCAATTTCTTTTCCCTGAAGCTGGATATGGGTGAGTTCAGAAACGATTAA
- a CDS encoding T9SS type A sorting domain-containing protein: MKKIYTTLLIVFSIYSYSQTLNTQLNEIHYGAGSSPYNLIKLNERIVFAASRNADEGLEPWVYNSITQKSTLLKDIFAGQNSGIPSNSIFVKLNNKVYFLAQQNYSGYQIWETDGTPAGTVKRQDINSNYSIDEFVVVGNKIFYYQNNELWTFDTISNNLSLLKTFEYSGNVKLYSYNNQLIFAANDGISGKEIWKSDGTVAGTSLVKDIVPNSGSSISNDFKMLTLNNGKFYFMANTSTGYALYESDGTMAGTNPLLPMQNSPQLAGASGGDYFVFTGFSATNGGFEPWISDGTVAGTKILKDIYPGTTNSMSTNQKFLKVGNKIYFDCSAKGINPGYGNYIWETDGTETGTVLFNTPTNNVLHGKSSEGQYLILTKPNEWNRFWITNGNPSQTFEMSALGMTASNGVVDFNSKLYLAGSSPKNGMELYSLDPFAQSATLVSDISKFESSSPHSYKLLNDNLVFIAADREFNNQFYKRDKNTQQITRITNFTNGSFGGGMYTNFNDMLFKVGNFLYTKNNTPNPVSGMYRTDGTSANSVVISTGNTVIYDNSFFVNLNDNTLLFSGYNNVLGTELWKIDNNSSTVVLVKDISTESMGSMYNTDPKTTVLNGYAYFVAKQNGKLGVWKSDGTEANTTKTIQVNFQDGSDGNIKVVGSLNNKLLYSTRKEGSTNTSNTELFASNGDLASAVLLKSHNELYSSSSINSDTEMLNNKLFYAVKGYPSGLYSTDGTVAGTTQVSPVNFFGDIRFKKCGNQLFFTNNNSTELLKTDGTTAGTVSLGANFSAIKDMTCANNYLYFLNGDFQKVWRSNGILAGTIPLDIFVTNDDNQLLVNENILKMTTDNEKLFLTIYTKEHGNELYTVTDPLPVYLAVNEGMINVKTNNPNIQVYPNPVADEFSLKIQSDVNVESLKLFDTSGKLIKDIPDFKGKVNISGLSSGIYFLKIKTNKGEFLSKILKK, translated from the coding sequence ATGAAAAAGATTTATACTACCTTATTGATCGTATTTTCAATATATTCGTATTCCCAGACACTGAACACTCAGCTGAATGAGATTCATTATGGGGCAGGGAGTTCTCCGTATAATTTAATAAAACTCAATGAGCGTATTGTTTTTGCAGCATCCAGAAATGCGGATGAAGGATTAGAACCTTGGGTTTATAATTCAATAACACAGAAATCGACATTACTGAAAGATATTTTTGCAGGACAAAATAGTGGAATACCTTCCAACTCTATATTTGTAAAGCTGAATAACAAAGTATATTTTTTAGCACAACAAAATTATTCAGGTTATCAGATTTGGGAAACGGACGGAACCCCTGCCGGAACCGTAAAAAGACAGGATATAAATTCTAATTATTCCATTGATGAGTTCGTAGTCGTAGGAAATAAAATTTTCTATTATCAAAATAATGAGCTTTGGACATTTGATACAATCTCGAATAATCTTTCTTTATTAAAAACATTTGAATATTCCGGGAATGTAAAATTATACTCTTACAATAATCAGCTGATCTTTGCTGCAAATGACGGGATTTCGGGTAAAGAAATATGGAAATCCGATGGCACGGTTGCCGGGACTTCTCTGGTGAAAGATATTGTCCCCAACAGCGGAAGCAGTATTTCAAACGATTTTAAAATGCTGACGCTGAACAACGGGAAATTTTATTTCATGGCGAATACGTCAACCGGGTATGCTCTTTATGAAAGTGACGGAACGATGGCAGGTACAAATCCTCTGCTGCCTATGCAGAATTCTCCTCAGTTGGCAGGTGCTTCGGGAGGAGACTATTTTGTCTTTACAGGATTCAGTGCCACAAACGGAGGTTTTGAGCCATGGATCTCAGACGGAACGGTTGCGGGAACAAAAATTTTAAAAGATATCTATCCAGGAACGACCAACTCCATGAGTACCAATCAGAAATTTCTTAAAGTTGGCAATAAAATTTACTTCGACTGCAGTGCAAAAGGAATAAATCCGGGCTATGGCAATTATATCTGGGAAACGGATGGAACGGAAACCGGGACTGTTTTATTCAATACGCCTACCAATAATGTGCTGCATGGGAAAAGCTCGGAAGGGCAGTACTTAATTCTTACAAAGCCCAACGAATGGAATCGTTTCTGGATTACCAATGGAAATCCTTCCCAGACATTTGAAATGTCGGCTTTAGGGATGACGGCTTCCAATGGAGTAGTGGATTTTAATTCAAAACTGTATCTTGCAGGAAGCAGCCCCAAGAACGGAATGGAGTTATATTCTTTGGATCCGTTTGCACAATCAGCTACCCTGGTATCAGACATAAGTAAGTTTGAAAGCAGTTCTCCCCATTCCTACAAATTGCTAAATGATAATCTCGTTTTTATTGCTGCAGATAGAGAGTTCAACAATCAGTTTTATAAGCGAGACAAAAATACCCAGCAGATAACCAGGATTACCAACTTTACAAACGGATCTTTTGGAGGAGGGATGTATACCAATTTTAATGATATGCTTTTTAAAGTCGGAAATTTTCTTTATACTAAAAATAATACGCCCAATCCGGTCAGTGGAATGTACAGAACAGACGGAACTTCTGCAAATTCGGTGGTTATATCCACAGGAAATACCGTAATTTATGATAATTCTTTCTTCGTTAATCTTAATGACAATACATTATTATTTTCCGGATACAACAACGTGCTAGGGACGGAGCTTTGGAAGATTGACAACAATTCCAGTACGGTGGTTTTAGTAAAGGATATTTCAACGGAAAGCATGGGCAGTATGTACAATACCGACCCAAAAACAACGGTATTGAACGGATATGCTTATTTTGTAGCCAAACAGAACGGAAAACTGGGCGTCTGGAAATCTGACGGAACCGAAGCGAATACTACGAAAACCATTCAGGTTAATTTCCAGGACGGATCCGACGGAAACATCAAGGTTGTTGGAAGCTTAAATAATAAATTACTGTATTCCACAAGAAAAGAAGGGTCTACAAATACTTCCAATACAGAGCTTTTTGCTTCCAACGGTGATTTGGCTTCCGCTGTTCTGCTGAAATCTCACAATGAGCTATACAGTTCGTCCAGCATCAATAGCGATACGGAAATGCTTAATAATAAATTGTTTTATGCCGTGAAAGGATATCCTTCCGGGCTATATTCTACCGATGGAACGGTTGCCGGAACAACTCAAGTTTCACCGGTTAATTTTTTCGGTGATATTAGATTTAAAAAATGCGGAAATCAATTGTTTTTCACCAATAACAATTCTACGGAATTGCTGAAAACTGACGGTACAACCGCAGGAACAGTAAGTCTGGGAGCCAACTTTTCTGCGATAAAAGACATGACTTGTGCGAATAATTACCTGTATTTCCTTAATGGAGATTTCCAAAAGGTTTGGAGAAGCAACGGGATTTTGGCAGGCACGATTCCATTGGATATTTTTGTAACAAATGATGACAACCAGTTGTTGGTCAATGAAAATATTTTGAAAATGACTACCGATAATGAAAAATTATTTTTAACCATCTATACAAAGGAGCACGGAAATGAATTATATACAGTCACGGATCCGCTTCCAGTTTATTTAGCAGTGAATGAAGGAATGATAAATGTGAAGACCAATAATCCAAATATTCAGGTATATCCGAATCCTGTTGCCGATGAGTTTTCATTAAAAATTCAGAGCGACGTTAATGTTGAAAGCCTTAAACTATTTGATACCTCAGGTAAGCTGATTAAAGATATTCCGGATTTCAAAGGGAAAGTAAATATTTCAGGGTTGAGTTCAGGAATATATTTCTTAAAGATAAAAACAAACAAAGGCGAATTCTTGAGTAAAATCCTTAAAAAATAA